Proteins encoded within one genomic window of Setaria italica strain Yugu1 chromosome IV, Setaria_italica_v2.0, whole genome shotgun sequence:
- the LOC101772142 gene encoding protein POOR HOMOLOGOUS SYNAPSIS 1 isoform X3: MADAGDDSMALVPARPDSSAVETPRTRTRRQKWDVEYARYFGTPRRDPSAPPPPGLRHITRGIHRHQGTWLPASSPAALCVSRPTLSSAVPVLTVSIGDVVFEEHFVSILNFSWPQVMCVTQCPIRGSRVVFMSFCDKSKQKFAVRFPQLCDAESFLNCVKECPCETMDIIPSGSDYVCEDSSASEYIASNGLHHRPDDASSFEEQASDHMIEAPTMSYHEEWDLPVLEPLSANNTNNSYSGFPPSFSQMLTNFSTENEQDAEESYPVGTTNHASQEVYALDTSHDDNVSGVAVAPEETTADKGMDVGEGIDTSILTGDIMTRVKTYMADDSFNDMLFKLEKVIDELGGDMSL; encoded by the exons ATGgcggacgccggcgacgacagCATGGCGCTGGTGCCCGCACGCCCGGACTCCTCCGCTGTGGAGACGCCGCGGACGCGGACGCGAAGGCAGAAGTGGGATGTGGAGTACGCTCGCTACTTCGGCACGCCGCGGCGCGacccctccgcgccgccgccacccgggCTCCGCCACATTACCCGGGGCATCCACCGCCACCAGGGCACCTGgctccccgcctcctcccccgccgctctcTGCGTCTCCCGGCCCACCCTCTCCTCGGCGGTCCCCGTCCTAACCGTCTCCATCGGCGACGTCGTCTTC GAGGAGCACTTTGTGTCGATTCTCAACTTTTCATGGCCTCAGGTTATGTGTGTGACGCAGTGCCCTATCAGAGGTAGCAGGGTGGTGTTCATGAGCTTTTGTGATAAGTCTAAACAG AAGTTTGCTGTACGTTTCCCACAGCTCTGTGATGCAGAGTCGTTCCTAAATTGTGTGAAG GAATGCCCATGCGAAACCATGGACATCATACCATCTGGAAGTGATTATGTGTGTGAAGATTCATCAGCATCTGAATATATTGCTTCTAATGGACTTCACCACAG GCCTGATGATGCTTCAAGCTTTGAGGAGCAAGCTTCTGATCACATGATAGAGGCACCAACAATGAGCTACCATGAGGAATGGGACCTGCCTGTTCTTGAACCTCTCAGTGCTAACAACACTAATAACAGCTACTCTGGTTTCCCTCCTAGTTTCAGTCAAATGCTGACAAATTTTTCAACGGAGAATGAGCAAG ATGCAGAGGAATCCTATCCAGTGGGTACAACAAACCATGCTTCTCAAGAG GTGTATGCACTGGATACTTCTCATGATG ACAATGTTTCTGGGGTCGCAGTTGCCCCTGAAGAAACAACTGCTGATAAAGGAATGGATGTTGGTGAGGGAATTGATACCAGTATATTAACAGGTGACATAATGACACGGGTAAAG ACATATATGGCTGATGACTCCTTTAATG ATATGTTGTTCAAGCTTGAGAAAGTCATTGATGAACTTGGCGGTGACATGTCGCTGTAG
- the LOC101772142 gene encoding protein POOR HOMOLOGOUS SYNAPSIS 1 isoform X5: MTSLWFQKFAVRFPQLCDAESFLNCVKECPCETMDIIPSGSDYVCEDSSASEYIASNGLHHRPDDASSFEEQASDHMIEAPTMSYHEEWDLPVLEPLSANNTNNSYSGFPPSFSQMLTNFSTENEQDAEESYPVGTTNHASQEVYALDTSHDDNVSGVAVAPEETTADKGMDVGEGIDTSILTGDIMTRVKTYMADDSFNAQVRAMVLRLVLWEEPGNCDVGQHGRMALKLGKRTQVLNRLEGLLGCGENLNFTLPFLGRRGGHGRAKRAAVPARAGDCTARRRRAVASPIWPCILLWAGELPDGDRKISS; this comes from the exons ATGACGTCTCTGTGGTTCCAGAAGTTTGCTGTACGTTTCCCACAGCTCTGTGATGCAGAGTCGTTCCTAAATTGTGTGAAG GAATGCCCATGCGAAACCATGGACATCATACCATCTGGAAGTGATTATGTGTGTGAAGATTCATCAGCATCTGAATATATTGCTTCTAATGGACTTCACCACAG GCCTGATGATGCTTCAAGCTTTGAGGAGCAAGCTTCTGATCACATGATAGAGGCACCAACAATGAGCTACCATGAGGAATGGGACCTGCCTGTTCTTGAACCTCTCAGTGCTAACAACACTAATAACAGCTACTCTGGTTTCCCTCCTAGTTTCAGTCAAATGCTGACAAATTTTTCAACGGAGAATGAGCAAG ATGCAGAGGAATCCTATCCAGTGGGTACAACAAACCATGCTTCTCAAGAG GTGTATGCACTGGATACTTCTCATGATG ACAATGTTTCTGGGGTCGCAGTTGCCCCTGAAGAAACAACTGCTGATAAAGGAATGGATGTTGGTGAGGGAATTGATACCAGTATATTAACAGGTGACATAATGACACGGGTAAAG ACATATATGGCTGATGACTCCTTTAATG CCCAAGTCCGTGCTATGGTGCTGCGGCTGGTGCTGTGGGAGGAACCTGGGAATTGTGATGTTGGTCAACATGGCCGGATGGCCCTCAAACTAGGGAAGAGAACCCAAGTGCTCAACCGCCTGGAAGGCCTCCTGGGGTGCGGGGAAAATCTGAACTTCACCTTGCCCTTTCTTGGTCGCCGGGGTGGCCACGGCAGAGCGAAGCGTGCCGCAGTGCCCGCTCGCGCCGGTGACTGTACGGCCCGCCGTCGGAGGGCTGTTGCTTCTCCCATCTGGCCGTGCATTCTTCTCTGGGCGGGGGAACTGCCGGACGGGGACAGAAAGATTTCTTCTTGA
- the LOC101772142 gene encoding protein POOR HOMOLOGOUS SYNAPSIS 1 isoform X1 — MADAGDDSMALVPARPDSSAVETPRTRTRRQKWDVEYARYFGTPRRDPSAPPPPGLRHITRGIHRHQGTWLPASSPAALCVSRPTLSSAVPVLTVSIGDVVFEEHFVSILNFSWPQVMCVTQCPIRGSRVVFMSFCDKSKQKFAVRFPQLCDAESFLNCVKECPCETMDIIPSGSDYVCEDSSASEYIASNGLHHRPDDASSFEEQASDHMIEAPTMSYHEEWDLPVLEPLSANNTNNSYSGFPPSFSQMLTNFSTENEQDAEESYPVGTTNHASQEVYALDTSHDDNVSGVAVAPEETTADKGMDVGEGIDTSILTGDIMTRVKTYMADDSFNAQVRAMVLRLVLWEEPGNCDVGQHGRMALKLGKRTQVLNRLEGLLGCGENLNFTLPFLGRRGGHGRAKRAAVPARAGDCTARRRRAVASPIWPCILLWAGELPDGDRKISS, encoded by the exons ATGgcggacgccggcgacgacagCATGGCGCTGGTGCCCGCACGCCCGGACTCCTCCGCTGTGGAGACGCCGCGGACGCGGACGCGAAGGCAGAAGTGGGATGTGGAGTACGCTCGCTACTTCGGCACGCCGCGGCGCGacccctccgcgccgccgccacccgggCTCCGCCACATTACCCGGGGCATCCACCGCCACCAGGGCACCTGgctccccgcctcctcccccgccgctctcTGCGTCTCCCGGCCCACCCTCTCCTCGGCGGTCCCCGTCCTAACCGTCTCCATCGGCGACGTCGTCTTC GAGGAGCACTTTGTGTCGATTCTCAACTTTTCATGGCCTCAGGTTATGTGTGTGACGCAGTGCCCTATCAGAGGTAGCAGGGTGGTGTTCATGAGCTTTTGTGATAAGTCTAAACAG AAGTTTGCTGTACGTTTCCCACAGCTCTGTGATGCAGAGTCGTTCCTAAATTGTGTGAAG GAATGCCCATGCGAAACCATGGACATCATACCATCTGGAAGTGATTATGTGTGTGAAGATTCATCAGCATCTGAATATATTGCTTCTAATGGACTTCACCACAG GCCTGATGATGCTTCAAGCTTTGAGGAGCAAGCTTCTGATCACATGATAGAGGCACCAACAATGAGCTACCATGAGGAATGGGACCTGCCTGTTCTTGAACCTCTCAGTGCTAACAACACTAATAACAGCTACTCTGGTTTCCCTCCTAGTTTCAGTCAAATGCTGACAAATTTTTCAACGGAGAATGAGCAAG ATGCAGAGGAATCCTATCCAGTGGGTACAACAAACCATGCTTCTCAAGAG GTGTATGCACTGGATACTTCTCATGATG ACAATGTTTCTGGGGTCGCAGTTGCCCCTGAAGAAACAACTGCTGATAAAGGAATGGATGTTGGTGAGGGAATTGATACCAGTATATTAACAGGTGACATAATGACACGGGTAAAG ACATATATGGCTGATGACTCCTTTAATG CCCAAGTCCGTGCTATGGTGCTGCGGCTGGTGCTGTGGGAGGAACCTGGGAATTGTGATGTTGGTCAACATGGCCGGATGGCCCTCAAACTAGGGAAGAGAACCCAAGTGCTCAACCGCCTGGAAGGCCTCCTGGGGTGCGGGGAAAATCTGAACTTCACCTTGCCCTTTCTTGGTCGCCGGGGTGGCCACGGCAGAGCGAAGCGTGCCGCAGTGCCCGCTCGCGCCGGTGACTGTACGGCCCGCCGTCGGAGGGCTGTTGCTTCTCCCATCTGGCCGTGCATTCTTCTCTGGGCGGGGGAACTGCCGGACGGGGACAGAAAGATTTCTTCTTGA
- the LOC101772142 gene encoding protein POOR HOMOLOGOUS SYNAPSIS 1 isoform X2 → MADAGDDSMALVPARPDSSAVETPRTRTRRQKWDVEYARYFGTPRRDPSAPPPPGLRHITRGIHRHQGTWLPASSPAALCVSRPTLSSAVPVLTVSIGDVVFEEHFVSILNFSWPQVMCVTQCPIRGSRVVFMSFCDKSKQKFAVRFPQLCDAESFLNCVKECPCETMDIIPSGSDYVCEDSSASEYIASNGLHHRPDDASSFEEQASDHMIEAPTMSYHEEWDLPVLEPLSANNTNNSYSGFPPSFSQMLTNFSTENEQDAEESYPVGTTNHASQEVYALDTSHDVAPEETTADKGMDVGEGIDTSILTGDIMTRVKTYMADDSFNAQVRAMVLRLVLWEEPGNCDVGQHGRMALKLGKRTQVLNRLEGLLGCGENLNFTLPFLGRRGGHGRAKRAAVPARAGDCTARRRRAVASPIWPCILLWAGELPDGDRKISS, encoded by the exons ATGgcggacgccggcgacgacagCATGGCGCTGGTGCCCGCACGCCCGGACTCCTCCGCTGTGGAGACGCCGCGGACGCGGACGCGAAGGCAGAAGTGGGATGTGGAGTACGCTCGCTACTTCGGCACGCCGCGGCGCGacccctccgcgccgccgccacccgggCTCCGCCACATTACCCGGGGCATCCACCGCCACCAGGGCACCTGgctccccgcctcctcccccgccgctctcTGCGTCTCCCGGCCCACCCTCTCCTCGGCGGTCCCCGTCCTAACCGTCTCCATCGGCGACGTCGTCTTC GAGGAGCACTTTGTGTCGATTCTCAACTTTTCATGGCCTCAGGTTATGTGTGTGACGCAGTGCCCTATCAGAGGTAGCAGGGTGGTGTTCATGAGCTTTTGTGATAAGTCTAAACAG AAGTTTGCTGTACGTTTCCCACAGCTCTGTGATGCAGAGTCGTTCCTAAATTGTGTGAAG GAATGCCCATGCGAAACCATGGACATCATACCATCTGGAAGTGATTATGTGTGTGAAGATTCATCAGCATCTGAATATATTGCTTCTAATGGACTTCACCACAG GCCTGATGATGCTTCAAGCTTTGAGGAGCAAGCTTCTGATCACATGATAGAGGCACCAACAATGAGCTACCATGAGGAATGGGACCTGCCTGTTCTTGAACCTCTCAGTGCTAACAACACTAATAACAGCTACTCTGGTTTCCCTCCTAGTTTCAGTCAAATGCTGACAAATTTTTCAACGGAGAATGAGCAAG ATGCAGAGGAATCCTATCCAGTGGGTACAACAAACCATGCTTCTCAAGAG GTGTATGCACTGGATACTTCTCATGATG TTGCCCCTGAAGAAACAACTGCTGATAAAGGAATGGATGTTGGTGAGGGAATTGATACCAGTATATTAACAGGTGACATAATGACACGGGTAAAG ACATATATGGCTGATGACTCCTTTAATG CCCAAGTCCGTGCTATGGTGCTGCGGCTGGTGCTGTGGGAGGAACCTGGGAATTGTGATGTTGGTCAACATGGCCGGATGGCCCTCAAACTAGGGAAGAGAACCCAAGTGCTCAACCGCCTGGAAGGCCTCCTGGGGTGCGGGGAAAATCTGAACTTCACCTTGCCCTTTCTTGGTCGCCGGGGTGGCCACGGCAGAGCGAAGCGTGCCGCAGTGCCCGCTCGCGCCGGTGACTGTACGGCCCGCCGTCGGAGGGCTGTTGCTTCTCCCATCTGGCCGTGCATTCTTCTCTGGGCGGGGGAACTGCCGGACGGGGACAGAAAGATTTCTTCTTGA
- the LOC101772142 gene encoding protein POOR HOMOLOGOUS SYNAPSIS 1 isoform X4, producing MADAGDDSMALVPARPDSSAVETPRTRTRRQKWDVEYARYFGTPRRDPSAPPPPGLRHITRGIHRHQGTWLPASSPAALCVSRPTLSSAVPVLTVSIGDVVFEEHFVSILNFSWPQVMCVTQCPIRGSRVVFMSFCDKSKQKFAVRFPQLCDAESFLNCVKECPCETMDIIPSGSDYVCEDSSASEYIASNGLHHRPDDASSFEEQASDHMIEAPTMSYHEEWDLPVLEPLSANNTNNSYSGFPPSFSQMLTNFSTENEQDAEESYPVGTTNHASQEVYALDTSHDVAPEETTADKGMDVGEGIDTSILTGDIMTRVKTYMADDSFNDMLFKLEKVIDELGGDMSL from the exons ATGgcggacgccggcgacgacagCATGGCGCTGGTGCCCGCACGCCCGGACTCCTCCGCTGTGGAGACGCCGCGGACGCGGACGCGAAGGCAGAAGTGGGATGTGGAGTACGCTCGCTACTTCGGCACGCCGCGGCGCGacccctccgcgccgccgccacccgggCTCCGCCACATTACCCGGGGCATCCACCGCCACCAGGGCACCTGgctccccgcctcctcccccgccgctctcTGCGTCTCCCGGCCCACCCTCTCCTCGGCGGTCCCCGTCCTAACCGTCTCCATCGGCGACGTCGTCTTC GAGGAGCACTTTGTGTCGATTCTCAACTTTTCATGGCCTCAGGTTATGTGTGTGACGCAGTGCCCTATCAGAGGTAGCAGGGTGGTGTTCATGAGCTTTTGTGATAAGTCTAAACAG AAGTTTGCTGTACGTTTCCCACAGCTCTGTGATGCAGAGTCGTTCCTAAATTGTGTGAAG GAATGCCCATGCGAAACCATGGACATCATACCATCTGGAAGTGATTATGTGTGTGAAGATTCATCAGCATCTGAATATATTGCTTCTAATGGACTTCACCACAG GCCTGATGATGCTTCAAGCTTTGAGGAGCAAGCTTCTGATCACATGATAGAGGCACCAACAATGAGCTACCATGAGGAATGGGACCTGCCTGTTCTTGAACCTCTCAGTGCTAACAACACTAATAACAGCTACTCTGGTTTCCCTCCTAGTTTCAGTCAAATGCTGACAAATTTTTCAACGGAGAATGAGCAAG ATGCAGAGGAATCCTATCCAGTGGGTACAACAAACCATGCTTCTCAAGAG GTGTATGCACTGGATACTTCTCATGATG TTGCCCCTGAAGAAACAACTGCTGATAAAGGAATGGATGTTGGTGAGGGAATTGATACCAGTATATTAACAGGTGACATAATGACACGGGTAAAG ACATATATGGCTGATGACTCCTTTAATG ATATGTTGTTCAAGCTTGAGAAAGTCATTGATGAACTTGGCGGTGACATGTCGCTGTAG
- the LOC101782290 gene encoding peroxidase 5 yields MLSLFLFALLASAAQRSAVDALIVDGLQVGFYGQSCPEAEATISDIVNNEIAMDRGISPGLIRLFFHDCFITGCDASILLDESPAGDVPEKESSANGFTLVGLRTIDIAKSTLESMCPRTVSCADILAFAARDAAVAAGLPSYDVAAGRRDGMRSNMDDLPGNFPVPGHHVPRLTELFSQRGLSQEDMVVLSGAHSIGGAHCFMFSNRIYGFSEEADVDPSLDPEFAARLRQVCPPRNPDDDPQQAPKVKFDSQTGEKLDSAYYSELLARRGLLTSDNALIEDPQTRAMVEAFAGDDAMWQQKFAEAMQRVGMLDVLIGEGKGQVRKQCRLVNGQEQQQQPQLPWFRHQQRLPWSRQRRPRRPFPHHPVADLINGFFRGFH; encoded by the exons ATGCTGTCGCTGTTCCTTTTCGCCCTGCTCGCGTCGGCGGCCCAGCGGAGCGCCGTCGACGCGTTGATCGTCGACGGCCTGCAGGTGGGGTTCTATGGCCAGTCGTGCCCAGAGGCCGAGGCAACCATCAGCGACATCGTCAACAACGAGATCGCCATGGACCGCGGCATCTCCCCCGGCCTCATCCGGCTATTCTTCCACGATTGCTTCATCACG GGCTGCGACGCTTCCATCCTCCTGGACGAGTCGCCGGCAGGCGACGTCCCGGAGAAGGAGTCGTCGGCCAACGGGTTCACCCTCGTCGGCCTCCGGACCATCGACATCGCCAAGTCGACCCTCGAGTCCATGTGCCCGCGCACGGTCTCCTGCGCGGACATCCTCGCCTTCGCGGCGCGGGACGCCGCCGTGGCTGCGGGCCTCCCCAGCTACGACgtcgcggcggggcggcgcgacggcatGCGCTCCAACATGGACGACCTCCCGGGCAACTTCCCCGTGCCGGGCCACCACGTCCCGCGCCTCACGGAGCTCTTCAGCCAGCGGGGGCTCTCCCAGGAGGACATGGTGGTGCTCTCCGGCGCGCACTCCATCGGCGGCGCCCACTGCTTCATGTTCTCCAACCGCATCTACGGCTTCTCCGAGGAGGCCGATGTGGACCCTTCGCTGGACCCGGAGTTCGCGGCGCGGCTCCGGCAGGTGTGCCCGCCGCGGAACCCCGACGACGACCCGCAGCAGGCGCCCAAGGTGAAGTTCGACTCGCAGACGGGGGAGAAGCTCGACAGCGCCTACTACTCGGAGCTGCTCGCCAGGCGCGGCCTGCTGACCTCGGACAACGCGCTCATCGAGGACCCGCAGACGAGGGCGATGGTGGAGGCCTTCGCCGGGGACGACGCCATGTGGCAGCAGAAATTTGCGGAGGCGATGCAGAGGGTCGGCATGCTCGACGTGCTCATCGGCGAGGGCAAGGGCCAGGTGAGGAAGCAGTGCCGCCTGGTGAACgggcaggagcagcagcagcagccgcagcttCCCTGGTTCCGGCACCAGCAGCGGCTGCCGTGGTCCCGTCAGCGGCGGCCGCGTCGACCGTTCCCGCACCACCCGGTGGCCGATCTGATCAACGGGTTCTTCCGCGGGTTCCACTGA
- the LOC105914162 gene encoding zinc finger BED domain-containing protein RICESLEEPER 2 produces the protein MSGDMDLGQEVVVEVESRDSLVTDQSSRSSRKRAKVWEFVDTEVVDGKEKAICRYCKFQLSSEPGKGTTHLNRHIAIHCHSIPQEDRDRFIATLKPKSLNEEKSVLDPEVFHVLIAKYFISGEIAFRKAHDPHWTNLINYCQPSFRVVGRQSVRTNCVLFYEEEKLQLMDKFRKVKSHVSLTANLWSSNQNLGYLGVTAHLIDAEFELHKKIIAFKKISFPHTSYAVQDGITSCLMEWELTEQLFTLTLDNANVNNKAVKDIRDALGVGMFFKGEHLHVKCAVHVLNIMVQAGVKVISNAIGRVRDIVKVITSTPSRMQIFNTIVQNLGLKAKSGLILDVPHRWNATYDMLHDALKYKVALNRYAVEQHHQVPSQDEWAKVKALHGFLQQFSEATKAFFADRHPTAHLFLKMLLAIRDVLLEEVWNSNELLNEIANAMHAKFEKHWTKPDLALLIAVVLDPSMKTDFIKFYFYTVGENVKVKMRELNRYLNKYYLEYEKIVRSNNVLVFDISNDEQSTNESGESGSTSLRQVSGKRRIELAFTQFASQSSQARQER, from the exons ATGAGCG GTGATATGGATCTAGGACAGGAAGTTGTGGTTGAGGTTGAAAGTCGTGATAGTCTGGTAACTGACCAGTCAAGTCGATCATCTAGGAAGAGAGCTAAAGTTTGGGAATTTGTGGATACCGAAGTGGTTGATGGCAAGGAGAAGGCAATATGCAGATACTGTAAGTTTCAATTGTCCTCTGAACCTGGAAAAGGTACAACGCACCTCAACAGACATATTGCAATTCACTGTCATTCCATTCCGCAAGAGGATAGGGACAGATTCATTGCAACATTGAAGCCAAAGTCTCTGAACGAGGAAAAGAGTGTCCTTGATCCAGAAGTATTTCATGTTTTGATTGCCAAATATTTTATTAGTGGAGAGATTGCTTTCCGTAAAGCTCATGATCCTCATTGGACAAACTTGATAAATTATTGTCAGCCATCTTTTAGAGTTGTTGGTCGTCAAAGTGTACGCACAAATTGTGTTTTGTTTTATGAAGAGGAGAAGTTGCAGTTGATGGACAAGTTCAGAAAG GTCAAGTCCCATGTTAGTCTTACAGCCAATCTATGGTCTTCTAACCAGAACCTAGGCTATCTAGGTGTTACAGCACATCTCATTGATGCGGAGTTTGAACTGCATAAGAAAATCATAGCATTCAAGAAGATTTCTTTCCCACATACATCATATGCGGTACAAGATGGAATTACCTCATGCCTGATGGAGTGGGAGTTGACTGAACAACTGTTTACCTTGACATTAGACAATGCCAATGTGAATAACAAAGCAGTAAAGGACATTCGTGATGCTTTAGGTGTTGGGATGTTCTTCAAAGGTGAACACCTTCATGTCAAGTGTGCTGTCCATGTGCTCAACATCATGGTTCAGGCTGGTGTGAAGGTAATTTCAAATGCAATTGGGAGAGTGAGGGACATTGTAAAAGTTATTACATCCACACCATCCCGCATGCAGATTTTCAACACAATTGTGCAGAATTTAGGCCTCAAAGCAAAGTCAGGACTGATTCTGGATGTTCCGCACCGTTGGAATGCTACGTATGATATGTTGCATGATGCTTTGAAATATAAGGTGGCTCTCAACAGATACGCGGTAGAGCAACATCACCAAGTTCCAAGTCAAGATGAATGGGCAAAAGTTAAAGCCCTTCATGGTTTTTTGCAACAGTTTAGTGAGGCAACTAAAGCATTCTTCGCAGACAGGCATCCTACAGCCCACCTTTTCTTGAAGATGTTGCTAGCAATCCGAGATGTTTTGCTCGAGGAGGTGTGGAATTCAAATGAGCTCCTTAATGAAATAGCTAATGCCATGCATGCAAAGTTTGAAAAGCACTGGACAAAACCTGATCTTGCTCTTCTAATAGCTGTCGTTCTTGATCCAAGTATGAAAACTGACTTTATCAAGTTCTATTTCTATACTGTTGGTGAAAATGTTAAAGTGAAAATGAGGGAGCTGAATAGGTATTTGAACAAATATTACCTAGAGTATGAAAAGATTGTTAGGAGCAACAATGTACTTGTGTTCGATATATCAAATGATGAGCAGAGCACAAATGAGTCTGGCGAGTCTGGTAGCACTTCTTTAAGACAAGTTTCTGGTAAAAGGCGGATAGAGCTTGCATTCACTCAGTTTGCATCCCAAAGCTCGCAGGCCCGTCAAGAACGGTAA